The following nucleotide sequence is from Macrobrachium nipponense isolate FS-2020 chromosome 12, ASM1510439v2, whole genome shotgun sequence.
gggatacgcctttcaaaagtatcccccaggagaggtggaacatacatcctacccgtgtgaactctctcgagagactgggagtttccagttctgtgattggcttatcaacagccaatcaggagcgtcgtaagggacgggcctagacatcaaatgcacggttgatacgAGTCTACTAAAGCGGCCgaggggacgctacaaagaaccttaagtaatgtctacagatCCCACGAAACGTTCCATTAATCAGGTATACAATACTCACGGGAGTCTCTCATGTAATTCAGAACGTCCTCAAGAACAGTCACTTTTTTGATAGACAGTAATTCTCCTCCAATTGATAGGCAGAACTGTCTCGCCTCAGGCCAAGAGATCTGAAATGGGCAATTTGTAAAAATTGCTCAGTATATAAAGGGTGTGGGTTCTGGccaaataaaactgtaaaaaatatataaagtacaaaagcactacaatgatATTATTGTTTCTGTATATGTTAGGTTGATTACTGGGAATGAATATCTCAGCGAATCAGTAAGTACTCAAAACCGCTATTTAAAATTTTCCAGCATACTGAAAGGTATAAGTAAAGAGCTTTTAAACTTCTGTATAATTCTCTTTGTCATATCTGAGAAAACTATAAGTAAGTATACACTTTGACGTGTAATTCTCTTTGTCATATTATGAGAAAAACAAAACCTGTAGCGTCAATCACGCTTTCTGTTTAGAGAACAGTTTGAATGAAATTGCACTCTACTTTCTAAACCAAAACCCTCATAACTTAAAGTTTGTTTAGATTCTAAGCTGGCAAATGCTTAGAAGACTCAATAACAAGGAATGATCTGCTACTGGGTGAGagataggattattattattattatttttttttgtatggtgttttacgtgacttccgaaccacgtcgagagtgaacttctattaccagaattacacacctctgacccctcagtggaatgccagagaatcgaacttgcagccACCGAGGTTGCGGgcaaataccataccaaccacgccacttgATGGAAATTAATCTTCCATTATTTTACGCTAACTCTCATAATCCTATCAATCGTTATACTAACAGAAATGCTAATTTATGATGATAATCCTAATTGAAACAAGGACAAGAAAAACACAAACCCTTGCTGGAGAGAAGAAAGACAAACACTGGTCCCCAACTCGACTGAAAAACATTGGACATGGAGTGGACGCCTTCGAGGTTCCATTCACCGCTTGCTGCACCAGGTTTACCAACTGCTCGGCTGCAATGTTATTTTCTAATGAGTTAAGCGTTACAATGATGGTTGCTGAACAATCTCTTGGTGAGACTTCTGTGTTAGTGGCTGCTTATCATTTTCCACTTTTCGTGAGAGGGCTTGAATGAATTGCCCTTATTTCTTCAAATACTATCTAAGGCTTTAATCTCGTAGTTATGTTACTGTTTGAAAATGAGACGCGTTATGACGGTTTCCTTAAACAAAGGTTGAAGTTGATAAGAAAAGATTTCTATTCGTTAATCACGTTTAAAGTAAAGGTTGTTTGAATGCTGTTATCCTGTTTGAAGGCCATTTAATTAATTCAGATGGGAAATATTAAAGCTCTTGAATCGTAATAAAAGACGGCAACTATTAATAAGCTCGCAGTAATTCAAAATGGCCTATACTCACtagattttttatatcttttctccACAAACGTTGGAACAAAAGCtccttcagaaaaattaattgaagGAATGGTATATTGCATGTGATTTAGAGGAGCTTGCTTATACCTACTCAGTATCAATCCTGTCTCGTCGTCATCGGATGGCAAATGAAGCCTTTTCCTGTTCACAATCTGTAATGGAATAAACATCTGTTTAATCTTTGGTGCCTGGGGTACGGGGGCGGTAATTTTCATAACgtttattccatttcattcataATTCTGCAGTGAATAATGACTCTTGGCCTTTTTGAGTCTAAAGCTACACCTGACCTGAGCAGGAAATGATTAGGCTtcaaactttgtgtgtgtgtgtgtgtgtgtgtgtgtgtgtgtgtacaggtgtATTCTGATAGTATTCGAGCCATATTTTACTTAAAGATTATCACAAGTTAAGCTGAGGTTAGGAGACTGGTGGCACGTGACTTGATGAGACAGGCCACGCGAGGTGAAACACAAGGGGAGTGTGAGGGAAATTGGCCACGCTGGTATTTGCGTGATCCCTCCATCCTCACCTCGCAAATCCTGGAATCCTTCTCGGCTGCCCTTTCGGCGCTGGTGCAGAATTCTCGAAAGGAAACGCATCTGCTGCCTCGATTCCAATAGAACGACTCGTACCGACAGTTGCTGTCGTGGGTCCAAAACTGgttgcagggaaagaagaaagaaaaggacgAAATTAACATAAAGTTGGTCTCACCTTCGTTAGGTTTATTCTTTCGAACGCCGAACTATAAATAAATTTCTCTAAAACTGGAAGACAAATCATTCTCATCGGCTCTaagttatttgtttataattttattcatttgttttacgaTACTCCTAACCACTGTCTACAACAAGTTGTATGGACTTTGTAGACCTTGGTCTAGAACTCCTgttggctatcattcataggggtgctatttattacatagtttttttcaattccttgatattaactgcataaacacaaacatacacacactctctctctcccgctgaggaaggcagcagaaccgcTAGCCGCTaccgaaagctattttgaattttatgcaTTGACATTAATGTGGTAATAATTTTTACCCATTTACTGCAACtcgccactgagttgattattctcCATTACATATTATCAGTAACGTCAttaatttgatcactatcactaatagtcCATAATGATATTGATTAAACTTTGACGGATTTCAAAACACACCCTTTACCTTCAACAGCTAGACTACACAGTAACACTGCTCGAGATGTCAGTGCTCCCCACCCCCTTTATTCGCGGGCTGGCCACCACATTATCACCCTGCTAGCAAAAATGTTCTAGAACTGCTTAGCACgcagttccacatattgtttcaactcatttttttttctttacaaaaacaaGAGTACGGTAATAATGTTTTCAGAATTgttgataatctatacttaatttctcatattcatgtacGTATATtctcataattttgtgcatatatatgaaatctatagggggtgctgcagttccacagtgcctactgacgagccgccactgccTGTTACTCCTTTTTAAAGTGGCTCTTACGCATCCTGGAATCGTATAGCATCTTGATACAGAATTCCCCACTGgcgggaaaaaaaatggaagtgtCGCTTGTTTCCTGGTTCGAGTGACAGGAACTTATAATATTCAACACTGATTTTGCCACTGGTACTATTGTTTTAGTGGTGCTAAGTCTGGCGACAAGATGCCGAAAGCTTCCAGACAATGTAGTTGCATGAGATTACGttcaaatttctgtatctttacatAGCTAGACTTTgtttcttaatatattatatgattttttccattttaagcTTTCAACATGATCTTAACTAAGTGTCCCGTGGCTGATAACAGCAGTTCAAGGCACTGACTTTGTAAAGTGGGGAACAAAAGACTTGTTTCTAGCGCTTAGTGGATCCAAatgacaaaatgataatattgaagatttaaataataataacataaatgaagaaaataaaaatgggaaaaaatacaacctattatataaatatataaaaaattaggaaaaattaataataacaacaataataacagcaataaccttttttatcttttattataatagtaataaactaaatgataataataatggattcggtATTTCCTGATAGAACAGGTGATAGctgtccatttcataatttctacttAAATACTGACTGATACGCtgaagaaaattatattatacgtatacattgtatgtatatatacattgatatagacgtgcatatatttatacaatatatacatgatatatatatatatatatctattctggtaaagaccagggagaacatgagagaggtgtagcaattgctttgagtaagaaagctgaaaaaatgttggagcattatgaatgtattgatgagagaatagtcacttgcaggttgcgaggtaaatatacaaacatcactgttatacaggtgtatgccctactgaagagagtggagaaaaagagaaggatgaattttatgaaaaagctAACTGAGGGTTATTTTTACCCAGAGGGTTAGAAGGAAACAATGATTATGTTGTTACTGTATTGGGGGATTTAACGCTAAACGTAGGAAGGAGAGTATGATGGCTTTCAGGGAACAATTGGAAAATTTGGAATTGGAGCTAGAAATGATAATGGGAGAAGACTCCTAGAGCTATGTGGTGCATCTGGGTTATCTATAACAAACACATATTCAACCATAAATTAGAGCACAAAACTACATGGGTGTCGCCAAATGGACTGGTacaaaatttgatagattatgttattgtaaatcagaaatggaagaagtctatattagacaccagaacttttaggggctgccgtgttccttctgaccacaactcgtaatatccaagattagaataaagttacaggccaatcaaagaaaaaaaaaaggagaactaATAAAGTTTTGATGTGgataagttgagaaatgaaagagttaaacaacagtatgaggtgaaggtaggaggcaaaatttgcggcattaattggtatggaaaatatggaaatatggaTTCAGAGGAAAATCCTTGGGCAATATTAAGTTCAGATACTAAGGACGTAGCAACAGAGGTGTTAGGTTataagagaagtaacagcaaaccttggtttagtgatgaagcaaaagttttaagtgaagagcaacaaaggttgagagttcaaatggacgatgaacaagacctagagaagaaaaacaaacaactaaaagacgaagaaatagaaagctgagagaactaagttgataggatgaagcatgaccaaaacatgttttggaaagaaagagctaccgaagttgaagaagctatggaaattggcgagagcagggctatgtttgcagctgtgagattcttgaggaacgcaagccagaaaaagtttggagggagtgatggcatgttggatgaagatgggaacttggtcacagacgaaatggagaaaaggaatctgtttgcaaggtattttgaaagactcctaaatgtttatactaccggtagggatgagtgcattgcagatttaaacgaggccctggaggtacaagaagaagacattagtgcagaagaggtgaaagaggccttaaaatctgtaaaaaaatggaaaaactgctggcgtgtgcgggataactgcagagatgctaaaagcaggaggatgaaggatgatagaggcattaagaggTTGTTTTAGCATAGTTTTGgagaacagaggtggtaccaagtgattggaaaaaggcaattatgataccaatatataaaaataagggaagcaaaagggagtgtggtaactatcgggcataagtttactgtcagtcccagggaagatattcatgagagtaatacttaacagaataagacctatagtagaagagaaacttagagaacagcagtgtggttttagaagtggaaggtcaacagtggatcaaattttcaccttaagacagataattgagaagagatgggagtatgcaaagccaatattctgtgcttttatagacttggagaaagcgtatgattcagtatggagagatggaatgtggagagtggcagaacactatggtataccactgaaagtgataaggatactaaagaactggtaccaaggagtgtgcagctgtgtacagctggatggacagcaaagtgaatggttcccagttggaagtgggctaagacagggatgtgttatgtcacccaccttgtttaatgtatatattgaccatataatgagaagagtgatggagaatgaaaaacagaggggctagtatttggtggggagaagtttttatggattggactttgctgatgatgttgcgttggttgctgatacgtggctggtgctggtaggtatggtaatgaggatggagacagagacacagaattttggcttgaacatcagcacaaagaagagcgagatcatggttgtgagtaaggttgatgattgggtgcacatggaggatatgacaatcagaggacaggaactcaagcaagttgagaagtttgtttacttgggaagtgtggggtaacagcagacgggaggcaaattgaagatatacaaagaagaaaactaggagcagcaagagcttttgaggttctgagaaaaaaacgtttggtcgaggcatgaaatcagcttgagaactaagatgagaatattcaatgcagtagtactaccagtcctgatgtatggctcgtccaccctgggcactgaccagaacagaggagaaaaggttggatgcttttgagatgaagctgctgagaagaatacttggcattaaatgggatgattatgttagaaatgaagacatcagggtgagattgaggcaaaggccagtcagtaccaagTTGAagagggaaggctgaaatggtttggacatgttgagaggatggaagagaatagagaccccaggagagcactgagagcagtacaaataggaagaagaccgctgggtagaccaagaacgaggtggatagacataattgtcagggatcttgaggatgaaaatccaaaacttagaggaagcgagggaaatggctcgggatagagacagatggaggagaaactgtatcagccttatgccactggccagtggcgggaagataaatctaaatatatagatataatatatatatatatatatatatatatatatatatatatatatatatatatatatatatatatttcaagatttaAGTTAGAATCAAGAAAAagtagtcttttacccaagtgtAATGCattatatacaagttgccccttccactttggaggaatccattctcctttcttttgaaaaagctatctcttctcccattggtgcttggaattacccccacaGGGACTGGAGGAGGAACTTACCAGGAGAGAActtcaaaaggccttgaacccaggagcggatcctcagaagaacaccagacctcaGCGAGGTCAGAACCTGGCTCCTTACCAGACAACACTGCCCCCAGCCCactcctgggcctggctttcctatgctttgggaagccccaagTATACTTTACAGTCTATAGTGCCAAatatcaaggagaagactactaGCCTCATCAATAAGGTACTGTAGGGAAGTTCCATTTCAACCtgggaattgttttacctttctctgtatttcctttcctttttccaaggcgactttgtgcagttttcatcgccccccttcccccccccatctgggctcaattctgtaattactcccctgtgatactagtaacatccccctagtgaattcaagccacgaaatagtttctgctgtgtaaatttcccaatcACTTCATTCCCCCCACGAGTggctttttgattgaaagaaagaagtgagtaacgttcgccctcgtgtgctcccctgccttatgcctgcgtcctctatttgcagaattggaaatccttcgaagcttgcaattttgatccgttgcgcaattttcctaaacacgtggtcgggtggactgaaagcagttccCCTGGCCCTTGTGTTCCTGAACCTCTGTAAATtcctgtaaatatagtgctttaaaactagggtccagcttttatgtaaattcctccctcctcagtaagatcggccttatgcctgagaagtttagttttttttctttgttcaaaccccttgtcctccagtcaaggcctaaattttcaatgtaattgtattttctgggaggagacgaggtggaattttgaataatatatatatatatatatatatatatatatatatatatatatatatatatatatatatatatatataaatgtatgtattatatgaacATTGACGCCACTTCATGACACTTTTTTTGGATCCGCTAGTGATTTCTAAGTTTATGCGAGCAGGGGTAAATctgaataatgacaaaaataaataaataataataaaaaatcacattctttaacagtattttcggcccaaagaaagaaatagaaagcctcaaaataaaatgaaatagaaaaacaatacagTTAGGAGAGTCACTGAGAGCGACTGCTTATTTCACGTTTCTTACAGAGCAGATGCGATGGCTCTCGTCTGACCCGTCATTGCACTGGACGCCATTTCTGCAAATGTCTTGAATGCGGACGCACTGGTCGCCCGATCTACAATGAATGGACTCTCCTGAGCAAGAGGAAGCTCCCTCTACCAGACCTGgaataataaataagaagaagaatacggGATAAAACAGTGGAAATTGAAccattaactatactctgttttttccatctgtccatcagcctgtggtggtcgcgcatggtaacactgcgtcctgggcgtTTAaatttacgctatgtgtaagttttaggtaactaaaaggatatcttggtgtacatttgcaactgacaagtgttttaatgatttattgtatatgaattacaccattaatattcgaaataggatattatttaaagcccgggacgcagtgttaccatgcacaaacaccacaggcggatagacagatggaaaaaaacagagcatagatgccgaagtagctccagagtGTGCTACTATAGTTGATTTATACAgaccgtgcacctgatgtctaggccagtcccttacgacgctcctgattggctgttcataagccagtcacagggctggaaagttggAAACTCTGTGTCTCTCaccagagttcacatagacaggatgtatgttccacctcttctgagtgatacgtctttcaaaagtatccctcaggagacgtggaacatacatcttgcctatgtgaactctatcgagaaactgagagtttccagccctgtgactggcttatcaacagccaatcaggagcgtcgtaagggacgggtctagacatcaaatcacagttgatgtgaatctactatagaaacaGCGCACTTAgg
It contains:
- the LOC135224332 gene encoding uncharacterized protein LOC135224332 isoform X2; amino-acid sequence: MFRCGTPHSPIEGFIPVPTLGNGVIRMISKILTVAWVLCFLFSIGLVEGASSCSGESIHCRSGDQCVRIQDICRNGVQCNDGSDESHRICSFWTHDSNCRYESFYWNRGSRCVSFREFCTSAERAAEKDSRICEIVNRKRLHLPSDDDETGLILTEQLVNLVQQAVNGTSKASTPCPMFFSRVGDQCLSFFSPARISWPEARQFCLSIGGELLSIKKVTVLEDVLNYMRDSHFTSDYWIGGRFDLDSNAWAWVQDDSAMPLGSPYWAVRYNQSCVLRSPPHTDPYSSPPAGLPGAHCFRYIQSPQKRAAGWCASMTYEHYYFFTDDTCQEKMSPLCSYSGNFHQKLIVTEN